In a single window of the Desulfovibrio sp. ZJ209 genome:
- a CDS encoding bifunctional (p)ppGpp synthetase/guanosine-3',5'-bis(diphosphate) 3'-pyrophosphohydrolase — protein sequence MIRIQEVLDKVSDNNKNANLELIQHAYVYAATAHAGQTRLSGEPYLSHPLAVASTLAEMGFDESTVAAGLLHDTVEDTKATIEEIDENFGEDVADIVDGVTKISMIPFENKEEAQAENIRKMILAMSHDMRVLMVKLADRLHNMQTLDFQKAHKQRRIAQETMDIYAPLANRLGLNVLKRRLEDLSFKYLRPDIYNQIDHWLETHQVVEKHIIDKVVALLRDLLASNGIEGQVYGRIKHKYSIYKKMQSQSLTLDEMHDIMAFRVIVKDIKDCYAVLGLVHSQWKPVYGRFKDYISMPKANGYQSLHTTVIGPEGERIEIQIRTEDMHRQAEHGVAAHWLYKEKGRVNSKDLEQFSWLREIFERQGEEADSREFMHSLKMDLFKDEVYVYTPAGDVKELPEGATPLDFAFHIHTKVGQHCAGAKINGRLMPLGTELKNGDIVEIVTDPARNPNRDWLKLVKTARARSRIQRYLRTEERTHAVTLGRDMLEKEGRKVSLNVSKAHKEGHLAIVAQDMNFESVDDLVAAVGYAHITPRKVLNRLYAVLHPEAVAPAAPEPPSVKESKEAARKKTEGVGISGVDGVLMRFAKCCNPVPGDPIIGYISRGMGITVHRADCANVANMEPERLISVHWEGTEAEQPYEAGIFIISQNVAGVLARVAEVIAQSSINITGLNMDTQVDGRARLRFTVEVKSATQLYQLIESIRALPDILEVVRDTEDA from the coding sequence ATGATCCGCATCCAGGAAGTTCTCGACAAGGTTTCCGACAACAACAAGAACGCCAATCTTGAGCTCATCCAGCACGCGTATGTCTATGCGGCCACGGCGCACGCCGGACAGACGCGGCTTTCCGGCGAGCCCTATCTTTCGCATCCTCTTGCCGTGGCCTCCACCCTGGCGGAAATGGGCTTTGACGAATCCACCGTGGCGGCCGGCCTTTTGCACGACACCGTGGAGGACACCAAGGCGACCATCGAGGAGATCGACGAGAATTTCGGCGAGGACGTGGCCGACATCGTTGACGGCGTGACCAAGATCAGCATGATCCCCTTTGAAAACAAGGAGGAAGCCCAGGCCGAGAACATCCGCAAGATGATCCTCGCCATGAGCCATGACATGCGCGTGCTCATGGTCAAGCTGGCCGACCGGCTGCACAACATGCAGACCCTTGATTTCCAGAAGGCCCACAAGCAGCGCCGCATCGCCCAGGAAACCATGGATATTTATGCGCCGCTCGCCAACCGGCTGGGCCTCAATGTGCTGAAGCGGCGCCTCGAGGACCTGAGTTTCAAGTATCTTCGGCCCGACATCTACAACCAGATCGACCACTGGCTCGAAACGCATCAGGTGGTGGAAAAGCACATCATCGACAAGGTGGTGGCGCTGCTTCGTGACCTGTTGGCCTCCAACGGCATTGAGGGGCAGGTCTACGGGCGCATCAAGCACAAGTACAGCATCTATAAAAAGATGCAGTCCCAATCGCTCACGCTGGACGAAATGCACGATATCATGGCCTTCCGCGTCATCGTGAAGGACATCAAGGACTGCTATGCCGTGCTCGGCCTCGTCCACTCGCAGTGGAAGCCCGTGTACGGGCGCTTCAAGGATTATATATCCATGCCCAAGGCCAACGGCTACCAGAGCCTGCACACCACGGTCATCGGGCCCGAGGGCGAGCGCATCGAGATCCAGATCCGCACCGAGGACATGCACCGCCAGGCCGAGCACGGCGTGGCCGCGCACTGGCTCTACAAGGAAAAGGGCCGCGTCAACAGCAAGGATCTGGAGCAGTTCTCGTGGCTTCGGGAGATCTTTGAGCGCCAGGGCGAGGAGGCGGACTCGCGGGAGTTCATGCACTCCTTGAAGATGGACCTCTTCAAGGACGAGGTTTACGTCTACACGCCGGCGGGCGATGTCAAGGAGCTCCCCGAAGGCGCCACGCCGCTCGATTTCGCCTTCCACATCCACACCAAGGTCGGCCAGCACTGCGCGGGCGCCAAGATCAACGGCCGCCTCATGCCGCTCGGCACCGAGCTCAAGAACGGCGACATCGTCGAGATCGTCACCGACCCGGCGCGCAACCCGAACCGCGACTGGCTCAAGCTCGTCAAGACCGCGCGGGCGCGCAGTCGCATCCAGCGCTATCTGCGCACCGAGGAGCGCACCCACGCCGTGACACTCGGCCGCGACATGCTGGAAAAGGAAGGCCGCAAGGTAAGCCTCAATGTGAGCAAGGCCCACAAGGAGGGGCACCTCGCCATCGTGGCCCAGGACATGAATTTCGAGAGCGTGGACGACCTCGTGGCGGCCGTGGGCTATGCCCACATCACGCCGCGCAAGGTGCTCAACCGCCTCTATGCCGTGCTCCATCCCGAGGCCGTGGCGCCGGCCGCGCCCGAGCCCCCGAGCGTCAAGGAGAGCAAGGAGGCCGCCCGCAAGAAGACCGAGGGCGTGGGCATTTCCGGCGTGGACGGCGTGCTCATGCGCTTTGCCAAGTGCTGCAACCCGGTGCCCGGCGACCCCATCATCGGCTATATCAGCCGGGGCATGGGGATCACCGTGCACCGGGCGGACTGCGCCAATGTGGCCAACATGGAGCCGGAGCGGCTCATCTCCGTCCACTGGGAGGGCACAGAGGCCGAGCAGCCCTACGAGGCCGGCATCTTCATCATCTCGCAGAACGTGGCCGGCGTGCTCGCCCGCGTGGCCGAGGTCATCGCCCAGAGCAGCATCAATATTACGGGACTCAACATGGACACCCAGGTGGACGGCCGGGCGCGCCTGCGCTTCACGGTGGAGGTGAAGAGCGCGACGCAGCTCTACCAGCTCATCGAGTCCATCCGCGCGCTCCCGGATATCCTCGAAGTGGTGCGCGACACGGAAGACGCCTGA
- the lysS gene encoding lysine--tRNA ligase, with protein sequence MLESFAGRNELNEVIKNRVTKACDLLDSGTPLFPNDFRKEHSIAWVLEKYGKLEGEALEATEDVFAVAGRIVSLRSFGKVAFFHLMDQSGNIQCYASREDLDEDTYKIVKKLDVGDIVGVSGHLFRTKTGELTIACRSLRLLSRSMRPLPEKYHGLKDMETRYRQRYVDLIVTPRSREIFIKRSLIVREFRRFMEDHGFMEVETPVMQPIAGGATAKPFKTHHNALDLELFLRIAPELYLKRLLVGGFEKVFELNRNFRNEGIDTRHNPEFTMCEFYWAYATFEDLMDFTEQLFAHIARKVCGSSMVTYQGEQIDLTPGHWHRMSFYDSLTKIGGHKPEFYNDYNKVKAYIRERGEKILENECLEKLQAKLFDLDVEDKLIQPHFIYHYPTAISPLSRRNDVRPEITDRFELFITGRELSNAFSELNDPVDQRLRFEEQKREREAGDDEAHSMDEDYLRALEYGMPPAAGQGVGIDRLVMLLTDSPSIREVILFPLLRPEFQAS encoded by the coding sequence ATGCTCGAAAGTTTCGCCGGGCGCAACGAGCTCAATGAAGTCATCAAGAACCGCGTCACCAAGGCCTGTGACCTGCTCGACAGCGGCACCCCGCTCTTCCCCAACGACTTCCGCAAGGAACACTCCATCGCCTGGGTGCTGGAGAAATACGGCAAGCTCGAGGGCGAGGCGCTGGAAGCCACCGAGGATGTTTTCGCCGTGGCCGGCCGCATTGTCTCCCTGCGCTCTTTCGGCAAGGTGGCCTTTTTCCACCTCATGGACCAGAGCGGCAATATCCAGTGCTATGCCTCGCGCGAAGATCTGGACGAAGACACCTACAAGATCGTCAAGAAGCTCGATGTGGGCGACATCGTGGGCGTTTCCGGGCATCTTTTCCGCACCAAGACGGGCGAGCTGACCATCGCCTGCCGCTCCCTGCGCCTGCTCTCCCGCTCCATGCGGCCCCTGCCGGAAAAATACCACGGCCTGAAGGACATGGAGACCCGCTACCGGCAGCGCTATGTGGACCTCATCGTCACGCCGCGCAGCCGTGAGATTTTCATCAAGCGCAGCCTCATCGTGCGCGAATTCCGCCGCTTCATGGAAGACCACGGCTTCATGGAGGTGGAGACGCCGGTCATGCAGCCCATCGCCGGCGGCGCCACGGCCAAGCCCTTCAAGACGCACCACAATGCCCTCGACCTCGAGCTCTTTTTGCGCATCGCGCCCGAGCTCTATTTGAAGCGCCTGCTCGTGGGCGGCTTTGAAAAGGTCTTCGAGCTCAACCGCAACTTCCGCAACGAGGGCATCGATACGCGCCACAACCCGGAATTCACCATGTGTGAATTTTACTGGGCCTACGCCACCTTTGAAGACCTCATGGACTTCACCGAGCAGCTTTTCGCCCACATTGCGCGCAAGGTCTGCGGAAGCTCGATGGTCACCTACCAGGGCGAGCAAATCGACCTCACGCCCGGGCACTGGCACCGCATGAGCTTTTATGACTCGCTGACCAAGATTGGCGGCCACAAGCCGGAATTTTACAACGATTACAATAAGGTGAAGGCGTATATCCGCGAACGCGGCGAAAAGATCCTCGAAAACGAGTGTCTGGAAAAGCTCCAGGCCAAGCTCTTTGACCTGGATGTGGAAGACAAGCTCATCCAGCCGCACTTCATCTATCACTATCCCACGGCCATCTCGCCGCTCTCGCGCCGCAATGACGTGAGGCCCGAGATAACCGACCGCTTCGAGCTCTTCATCACCGGGCGCGAACTCTCCAACGCCTTTTCGGAGCTTAACGACCCCGTTGACCAGCGCCTGCGCTTTGAGGAGCAGAAGCGGGAGCGTGAGGCCGGCGACGACGAGGCACACAGCATGGACGAAGACTACCTGCGCGCCCTCGAATACGGCATGCCGCCGGCTGCGGGGCAGGGCGTGGGCATCGACCGTCTGGTCATGCTGCTCACCGATTCTCCCTCCATCCGCGAGGTCATCCTCTTCCCGCTGCTCCGGCCCGAGTTCCAGGCCTCCTGA
- the ftsH gene encoding ATP-dependent zinc metalloprotease FtsH: MNQFSRNLMLWAAIVLAMVMLFNMFQQPQSGAQRVPFTEFLNKVDDGQVLSVTMQGQTLIGKTADNRSIQTYAPQDAGLVNRLIEKKVEIKAEPPEESPWYMTLFVSWFPMLLLIGVWVFFMRQMQSGGGKAMSFGRSRARLLNQENARVTFADVAGVDEAKEELSEVVEFLSNPKKFTRLGGRIPKGVLLVGPPGTGKTLLARAVAGEAGVPFFSISGSDFVEMFVGVGASRVRDLFVQGKKNAPCLIFIDEIDAVGRQRGAGLGGGHDEREQTLNQLLVEMDGFESNEGVILIAATNRPDVLDPALLRPGRFDRQVVVPTPDLRGRRRILEVHTKRTPLDPGVDLDVLARGTPGFSGADLENLVNEAALQAAKLNQSRLDMRDFEFAKDKVLMGRERRSLILSDEEKRITAYHEGGHALAARLLPGSDPVHKVTIIPRGRALGVTMQLPEEDRHGYSRTYLRNNLVVLLGGRVAEELILDDITTGASNDIERVTRMARKMVCEWGMSEAIGTLSIGETGEEVFIGREWVQNKNFSEDTARLVDAEVKRIVEEAHARCRKLLEDNADTLHRIARALLERETITGDDLDLLMEGKPLPPLEVSAASAPADGAASGTVVAETTDFVLESDDASPADGEQAAKDTTEAQEQAPAKDDPARVPSESPQDKGGDDGKSGDQGKSEE, translated from the coding sequence TTGAACCAGTTCAGCCGCAACCTGATGCTCTGGGCGGCGATCGTCCTGGCGATGGTGATGCTTTTCAATATGTTCCAGCAGCCCCAGTCCGGGGCGCAGCGGGTGCCCTTCACGGAGTTCCTGAACAAGGTCGATGACGGCCAGGTGCTCTCCGTGACCATGCAGGGCCAGACCCTCATCGGCAAGACCGCCGACAACAGGAGCATCCAGACCTACGCGCCGCAGGATGCGGGCCTCGTCAACCGCCTCATCGAGAAAAAGGTGGAGATCAAGGCCGAGCCGCCGGAAGAGTCCCCGTGGTACATGACGCTTTTTGTCTCCTGGTTCCCCATGCTTTTGCTCATCGGCGTCTGGGTCTTCTTCATGCGCCAGATGCAGAGCGGCGGCGGCAAGGCCATGAGCTTCGGGCGCTCGCGCGCGCGGCTCCTCAACCAGGAGAACGCGCGCGTCACCTTCGCCGACGTGGCCGGCGTTGACGAAGCCAAGGAAGAGCTCTCCGAGGTGGTGGAATTCCTCTCCAACCCCAAAAAGTTCACCCGCCTCGGCGGCCGCATCCCCAAGGGCGTGCTTCTCGTGGGGCCTCCCGGCACCGGCAAGACGCTGCTCGCGCGCGCCGTGGCCGGCGAGGCCGGGGTGCCCTTCTTCTCCATCTCCGGCTCGGACTTTGTGGAAATGTTCGTGGGCGTGGGCGCTTCGCGTGTGCGCGACCTCTTCGTGCAGGGCAAGAAGAACGCGCCCTGCCTGATTTTTATTGACGAAATCGACGCCGTGGGCCGGCAGCGCGGCGCGGGCCTCGGCGGCGGCCATGACGAGCGCGAGCAGACACTGAACCAGCTCCTCGTGGAGATGGACGGCTTTGAAAGCAACGAGGGCGTCATCCTCATCGCCGCCACCAACCGCCCGGACGTGCTCGACCCGGCCCTGCTGCGCCCCGGCCGCTTCGACCGGCAGGTGGTGGTGCCCACGCCCGATTTACGTGGGCGCCGGCGCATCCTCGAAGTGCACACCAAGCGCACCCCGCTCGACCCCGGGGTGGACCTTGACGTGCTCGCGCGGGGCACGCCGGGCTTTTCCGGCGCGGACCTCGAAAACCTCGTCAACGAGGCGGCGCTCCAGGCGGCGAAGCTCAACCAGAGCCGGCTCGACATGCGTGACTTCGAGTTCGCGAAGGACAAGGTGCTCATGGGGCGCGAGCGGCGCAGCCTCATCCTCTCCGACGAGGAAAAGCGCATCACCGCCTATCACGAGGGCGGCCACGCGCTGGCGGCGCGGCTGTTGCCCGGCTCGGACCCGGTGCACAAGGTCACCATCATCCCGCGCGGGCGCGCCCTTGGCGTGACCATGCAGCTCCCCGAAGAAGACCGCCACGGCTATTCGCGCACCTACCTGCGCAACAACCTCGTCGTCCTGCTCGGCGGCCGCGTGGCCGAGGAGCTCATCCTCGACGACATCACTACCGGCGCCTCCAACGACATCGAGCGCGTCACGCGCATGGCCCGCAAGATGGTCTGCGAATGGGGCATGAGCGAGGCCATCGGCACGCTCTCCATCGGCGAGACCGGCGAAGAGGTCTTCATCGGCCGCGAGTGGGTGCAGAACAAGAACTTCAGCGAGGATACGGCTCGCCTTGTGGATGCCGAGGTCAAGCGCATCGTGGAGGAAGCCCACGCGCGCTGCCGCAAGCTTCTCGAGGACAATGCCGATACCCTGCACCGCATCGCCCGCGCCCTTCTGGAGCGCGAGACCATCACCGGCGACGACCTCGACCTTTTGATGGAAGGCAAGCCCCTCCCCCCTTTGGAGGTGAGCGCCGCTTCCGCCCCGGCGGACGGCGCGGCCAGCGGCACGGTGGTGGCCGAGACGACCGACTTCGTGCTCGAGTCGGACGACGCGAGCCCGGCCGACGGCGAGCAAGCGGCGAAGGATACCACCGAGGCGCAGGAGCAGGCTCCCGCCAAGGACGATCCCGCCCGGGTCCCCAGCGAAAGCCCGCAGGACAAGGGCGGAGACGACGGAAAGAGCGGCGACCAGGGCAAGAGCGAAGAATGA
- the folP gene encoding dihydropteroate synthase: MAECEAPEAVARRMAPPAWVVAGGRELKPGTPYGVMGILNLTPDSFYDGGRHDTGKAALTQAQALRDAGADLLDIGAESSRPGARPLEPGEELERLVPVLRSVREHMPGLPVSVDTVHAATADAALGMGALVINDVSACRADPGLTDVLVERKPGYVLMHSQGRPPDMQAAPHYADVCREVREFFGRELDRLVRAGLPEDRIVLDPGIGFGKTLAHNLALLAHAGEFLEFGRPLLVGLSMKSLFGELLGLPLSERGAATQTASALLWERGVYWHRVHDVAGVTGALRLAAALAGA, from the coding sequence ATGGCCGAATGCGAAGCGCCGGAGGCTGTGGCCCGGAGAATGGCGCCCCCTGCCTGGGTGGTTGCCGGTGGCCGGGAACTCAAGCCCGGGACGCCGTACGGCGTCATGGGCATCCTCAACCTCACGCCCGATTCCTTCTATGACGGCGGCCGCCACGATACGGGCAAGGCGGCGCTCACACAGGCCCAGGCCTTGCGTGATGCCGGGGCCGACCTTCTGGACATCGGCGCGGAGTCGAGCCGGCCCGGCGCGCGGCCGCTGGAGCCGGGGGAGGAGCTGGAACGGCTCGTCCCTGTGCTTCGCTCCGTGCGGGAGCACATGCCGGGCCTGCCCGTTTCCGTGGATACGGTGCATGCGGCCACGGCCGACGCCGCGCTCGGCATGGGCGCGCTCGTCATCAACGATGTCTCGGCCTGCCGGGCCGACCCTGGGCTTACGGACGTGCTTGTGGAGCGCAAGCCCGGCTATGTGCTCATGCACAGCCAGGGGCGGCCGCCGGACATGCAGGCCGCGCCGCACTATGCGGACGTGTGCCGCGAAGTGCGCGAGTTTTTCGGGCGCGAGCTTGACCGCCTCGTGCGGGCGGGCCTGCCCGAAGACCGCATCGTGCTCGACCCGGGCATCGGCTTTGGCAAGACGCTGGCGCACAACCTGGCGCTTCTGGCGCACGCCGGAGAATTTCTGGAGTTCGGCCGCCCGCTCCTCGTGGGGCTTTCCATGAAGTCCCTGTTCGGGGAATTGCTGGGACTGCCGCTGAGCGAGCGCGGCGCGGCCACGCAAACGGCGTCGGCCCTCCTGTGGGAGCGCGGCGTCTACTGGCACCGGGTGCACGACGTGGCTGGCGTCACGGGCGCCCTGCGCCTGGCCGCGGCCCTGGCCGGGGCGTAA
- the cdaA gene encoding diadenylate cyclase CdaA, whose protein sequence is MVFEHFVFDWRDALDIALVSLLLYQIIQLLRGSRALAVLTGLGLLTLLYFLARALGLYTLSWLLQYIFGSIFILIVVIFQSDIRQALGEMGTHRFFRRRELAEGAVDEVVQACVEMARLRVGALIVIERSMRLGDMIKREGVRLDALLSRQLLMNIFYPKAPLHDGAAVISKGRIMAAGCILPLAVAKGQNFGTRHRAALGITQESDAVAIAVSEERGEISVAMKGELVRSLDATRLRQVLNEIL, encoded by the coding sequence ATGGTCTTCGAGCACTTTGTCTTTGACTGGCGCGACGCGCTGGACATCGCCCTGGTGAGCCTTTTGCTCTACCAGATCATCCAGCTTTTACGCGGCTCGCGCGCCCTGGCCGTCCTCACGGGCCTCGGGCTGCTCACCCTGCTCTATTTTCTCGCCCGGGCGCTCGGGCTCTACACGCTCTCCTGGCTGCTGCAATATATTTTCGGCTCCATTTTCATCCTTATCGTCGTCATCTTCCAGTCCGACATCCGGCAGGCCCTGGGCGAAATGGGCACGCACCGCTTCTTCCGGCGACGGGAGCTCGCCGAGGGCGCTGTGGACGAGGTCGTCCAGGCCTGTGTGGAGATGGCGCGGCTGCGCGTGGGCGCGCTCATCGTCATCGAGCGCAGCATGCGCCTCGGGGACATGATCAAGCGCGAGGGCGTGCGGCTCGACGCCCTGCTCTCCCGGCAACTGCTCATGAACATCTTTTACCCCAAGGCGCCGCTCCACGACGGCGCGGCCGTCATCAGCAAGGGCAGGATCATGGCCGCGGGCTGCATCCTGCCGCTGGCCGTGGCCAAGGGACAGAATTTCGGCACCAGGCACAGGGCGGCGCTTGGCATCACCCAGGAGAGCGACGCCGTGGCCATCGCCGTCTCCGAAGAGCGCGGCGAGATTTCCGTCGCCATGAAGGGCGAGCTCGTGCGCTCGCTGGACGCCACACGCCTGCGGCAGGTACTTAATGAAATCCTTTAA
- a CDS encoding CdaR family protein: MKSFKKQDADGDKGRLGRAPHALSMLLAVLLASAMWYAVSVRDRLEAQVEVNIDYYGIPPNLVVTDGLVSKIIVRLRGPETLLRSIPRERLNEAVDLSDIKKGVTIVPLAGDELGPAFRAFEVVDIQPPRIVVKADTVLERSVPVRTIVDSPLRGGALTVENVSVSPATVILRGPESVVSTISNVPATIKLDPKAAGTTVQQSITLDTPSLVTASPPSVRVRYTITSGRTVVSRRCRISVETDAQHHYTVSPDEMTVLVEVPEALAKSSSYLQQLEVSVLPPAMDIDESRKVKPRFRLPEGMTLLNPPTDDVTVTRTKK, encoded by the coding sequence ATGAAATCCTTTAAGAAACAGGATGCCGACGGGGACAAGGGGCGCCTCGGCCGCGCGCCGCATGCGCTCTCCATGCTGCTCGCCGTGCTGCTGGCCTCGGCCATGTGGTATGCGGTGAGCGTGCGCGACCGCCTCGAAGCCCAGGTGGAAGTCAATATCGATTATTACGGCATCCCGCCCAACCTCGTGGTCACCGACGGCCTTGTGAGCAAGATTATCGTGCGCCTTCGAGGCCCGGAGACCTTGCTGCGCTCCATCCCGCGCGAGCGCCTTAACGAGGCCGTCGACCTTTCGGACATCAAGAAGGGCGTCACCATCGTGCCCCTGGCCGGCGACGAGCTGGGGCCCGCCTTCCGGGCCTTTGAGGTGGTGGACATCCAGCCGCCGCGCATCGTGGTCAAGGCGGACACCGTGCTCGAGCGCAGCGTGCCCGTGCGCACCATCGTGGATTCGCCCCTGCGCGGGGGCGCGCTCACCGTTGAGAACGTGAGCGTCTCGCCGGCCACGGTCATCCTGCGCGGGCCGGAATCCGTGGTCAGCACCATTTCCAATGTGCCGGCGACCATCAAGCTCGACCCCAAGGCGGCGGGCACCACGGTGCAGCAAAGCATCACCCTGGATACCCCTAGCCTTGTCACCGCGTCGCCGCCCTCGGTGCGCGTGCGCTACACCATCACGAGCGGGCGCACGGTGGTGTCGCGTCGCTGCCGTATCAGCGTGGAGACCGACGCGCAGCACCACTACACCGTGTCGCCCGACGAAATGACCGTGCTCGTGGAGGTGCCGGAAGCGCTCGCGAAGAGCTCGAGCTACCTCCAGCAGCTTGAGGTGAGCGTGCTGCCGCCCGCCATGGACATCGACGAGAGCAGGAAGGTCAAGCCGCGCTTCCGCCTGCCCGAAGGCATGACGCTCTTGAATCCCCCCACCGATGACGTTACGGTGACACGAACGAAAAAATAG
- the glmM gene encoding phosphoglucosamine mutase, translated as MAQRLFGTDGLRGKVNTPPMTVDVALRLGLAAGVRFRRGPHRHRVVIGKDTRLSGYMFESALTAGLCASGMHVIMTGPLPTPAISFLTRNMRADLGVVISASHNPFYDNGIKFFDADGYKLPDQTENEIAAMVLDRDFAWPYPDERSIGRATKIEDAGGRYIVYTKSCFPPHLTLAGLRIVVDCANGASYKVAPLALEELGAEVFRIGTSPDGTNINDHCGSLYPEVVAAKVRELRADVGLALDGDADRLIVVDERGTILDGDQLMALCAQSMMARGELPNNLLVATVMSNLALEIFMREHGGSLLRAPVGDRYVVEAMRREGAMLGGEQSGHLIFRHYSTTGDGLLAALQILRIMREKEKPLSELAGLLTPFPQCLVNVHVERRLPFEERPAIAEAVARVEAELAGRGRVLLRYSGTEALCRVMVEGENADRVRQYAHDLAELVQRELR; from the coding sequence ATGGCTCAACGGCTTTTTGGAACAGACGGCCTCCGGGGCAAGGTCAATACCCCGCCCATGACCGTGGACGTGGCCCTGCGCTTGGGCCTTGCCGCCGGCGTGCGCTTCAGGCGCGGGCCGCACCGGCACCGGGTGGTCATCGGCAAGGATACGCGCCTTTCGGGCTACATGTTCGAGTCCGCGCTTACGGCGGGCCTTTGCGCCTCGGGCATGCACGTTATCATGACCGGGCCCCTCCCCACGCCGGCCATTTCCTTCCTCACGCGCAACATGCGCGCCGACCTCGGCGTGGTCATCTCCGCCTCGCACAATCCTTTTTATGACAACGGCATCAAGTTTTTCGACGCGGACGGCTACAAGCTCCCCGACCAGACGGAAAACGAGATCGCGGCCATGGTGCTCGACCGGGACTTTGCCTGGCCCTATCCCGATGAGCGCAGCATCGGCCGCGCCACCAAGATCGAGGACGCGGGGGGGCGCTACATCGTCTACACCAAGAGCTGCTTCCCGCCGCACCTGACCCTCGCCGGCCTGCGCATCGTGGTGGACTGCGCCAACGGCGCGAGCTACAAGGTGGCGCCACTGGCGCTGGAGGAACTTGGGGCAGAGGTCTTCCGCATCGGCACTTCGCCTGACGGCACCAATATCAACGACCACTGCGGCTCGCTTTACCCGGAGGTGGTGGCGGCCAAGGTGCGCGAGCTGCGCGCCGATGTGGGCCTCGCGCTGGACGGCGACGCCGACCGCCTCATCGTGGTGGACGAGCGCGGCACCATCCTCGACGGCGACCAGCTCATGGCGCTCTGCGCGCAGTCCATGATGGCGCGCGGGGAGCTGCCTAACAACCTGCTCGTCGCCACGGTGATGAGCAACCTGGCCCTCGAGATCTTCATGCGCGAGCATGGCGGCAGCCTTTTGCGCGCCCCCGTGGGCGACCGCTATGTGGTGGAGGCCATGCGCCGCGAGGGCGCCATGCTGGGCGGAGAGCAGTCCGGGCACCTCATCTTCCGCCACTACAGCACCACGGGCGACGGCCTTTTGGCCGCCCTCCAGATACTGCGCATCATGCGCGAGAAGGAAAAGCCCCTCTCCGAGCTCGCCGGGCTGCTCACGCCCTTCCCGCAGTGCCTTGTCAATGTGCATGTGGAAAGGCGCCTGCCCTTCGAGGAAAGGCCGGCCATCGCCGAAGCAGTGGCCAGGGTGGAGGCTGAGCTCGCGGGCAGGGGGCGGGTGCTCCTGCGCTATTCGGGCACGGAGGCCCTCTGCCGGGTCATGGTGGAAGGGGAAAACGCCGACCGTGTGCGCCAGTACGCCCACGACCTCGCGGAGCTCGTGCAGCGGGAATTGCGCTGA